The proteins below are encoded in one region of Bacillus alveayuensis:
- a CDS encoding electron transfer flavoprotein beta subunit (product_source=KO:K03521; cath_funfam=3.40.50.620; cog=COG2086; ko=KO:K03521; pfam=PF01012; smart=SM00893; superfamily=52402), with the protein MNIYVMMKRTFDTEEKIVIENDQIVEDGAEFIINPYDEYAIEEAIQLRDKHGGEVTVVTVGSEESEKELRTALAMGCDKAVLINVEEDLEDGDQYTTAKILYEYLKDQEIDLILAGNVAIDEGSGQVGPRLAELLNISYVTTITDIEINGDTVKVVRDVEGDSEVIKTSLPLLVTAQQGLNEPRYPSLPGIMKAKKKPLDELELDDLDLDEDDVAPKTKTLEIFLPPKKESGKILQGELEDQVKELVSLLRNEAKVI; encoded by the coding sequence ATGAACATTTATGTAATGATGAAACGTACTTTTGACACAGAAGAAAAAATTGTCATTGAAAATGACCAAATTGTTGAAGATGGAGCTGAATTTATTATTAACCCATATGATGAATATGCGATCGAAGAAGCCATTCAATTGCGTGATAAGCATGGAGGAGAAGTAACGGTTGTGACCGTTGGTTCCGAAGAAAGCGAAAAAGAGCTTCGGACAGCTCTAGCAATGGGGTGTGATAAAGCTGTTCTGATCAATGTAGAAGAAGATCTTGAAGATGGTGATCAATATACTACAGCAAAAATTCTTTATGAGTATTTAAAAGATCAAGAAATTGATTTAATCTTAGCTGGAAATGTAGCGATAGATGAAGGATCAGGACAAGTTGGCCCCCGCTTGGCTGAACTTTTAAATATTTCTTATGTGACAACGATCACGGACATTGAGATAAATGGCGATACGGTAAAAGTTGTACGAGATGTTGAAGGGGATTCAGAAGTCATAAAAACATCATTGCCGCTTTTAGTTACTGCTCAGCAAGGCTTAAATGAACCGCGCTATCCTTCATTGCCTGGAATTATGAAAGCGAAGAAGAAGCCGCTTGATGAGCTAGAATTAGATGATTTAGATCTTGATGAAGATGACGTCGCACCAAAAACGAAAACGCTTGAAATTTTCTTACCACCTAAAAAAGAATCTGGCAAGATTTTGCAAGGGGAATTGGAAGACCAAGTAAAAGAGCTTGTTTCCTTACTGAGAAACGAAGCGAAAGTCATTTAA
- a CDS encoding electron transfer flavoprotein alpha subunit (product_source=KO:K03522; cath_funfam=3.40.50.1220,3.40.50.620; cog=COG2025; ko=KO:K03522; pfam=PF00766,PF01012; smart=SM00893; superfamily=52402,52467), whose amino-acid sequence MARKVLVLGEVRDGTLRNVSFEAIAAAKVVAEGGEVVAALIGANVKELAAEMIAYGADRVVVVEDEKLIHYTPDGFSQAIMAVIEAESPEGIIFGHTALGKDLSPKIAAKLQSGLVSDVTNIEVVGGNIVFTRPIYSGKAFEKKIVTEGLIFATVRPNNISALDRDEARTGEVSSLAVDIKDLRTIVQEVVRKASEGVDLSEAKVIVAGGRGVKSAEGFKPLQELAEVLGGAVGASRGACDAEYCDYSLQIGQTGKVVTPDLYIACGISGAIQHLAGMSNSKVIVAINKDPEANIFKVADYGIVGDLFEVVPLLTEEFKKLNIHS is encoded by the coding sequence ATGGCACGAAAAGTATTAGTATTAGGTGAGGTGCGCGATGGCACTTTACGAAACGTATCTTTTGAAGCGATTGCGGCTGCAAAGGTGGTAGCAGAAGGAGGAGAGGTTGTAGCGGCATTAATCGGAGCAAATGTAAAAGAGCTAGCTGCAGAAATGATTGCATATGGAGCGGATCGGGTTGTTGTTGTTGAAGACGAAAAATTAATTCATTATACACCTGATGGTTTTTCACAAGCTATAATGGCGGTGATTGAAGCGGAAAGCCCAGAAGGAATTATATTCGGCCATACAGCATTAGGGAAAGACTTATCACCGAAAATTGCGGCTAAGTTGCAATCAGGCCTTGTGTCTGATGTGACAAATATTGAAGTCGTTGGTGGAAATATTGTATTTACACGGCCAATTTATTCTGGAAAAGCATTTGAAAAGAAAATCGTAACAGAAGGTCTTATATTTGCAACCGTTCGTCCAAATAATATTTCAGCTTTAGATAGGGATGAAGCTAGAACAGGAGAAGTGTCTTCGCTAGCTGTCGATATTAAAGATTTGCGTACTATTGTTCAGGAAGTTGTTCGAAAAGCATCTGAAGGTGTCGATTTATCAGAAGCGAAAGTGATTGTGGCTGGCGGTCGCGGCGTGAAAAGTGCAGAAGGCTTTAAACCACTGCAAGAGCTTGCAGAAGTTTTAGGGGGAGCTGTCGGTGCATCGCGTGGAGCTTGTGACGCAGAATATTGTGATTACTCACTGCAGATTGGTCAAACAGGTAAAGTCGTAACTCCTGATTTATATATTGCTTGCGGGATATCTGGAGCCATTCAACATTTAGCAGGTATGTCAAACTCAAAGGTTATTGTTGCGATTAATAAAGATCCTGAAGCCAATATTTTTAAAGTAGCGGATTATGGAATTGTCGGCGACTTATTTGAAGTTGTGCCATTGTTAACCGAAGAATTTAAGAAGCTAAACATTCATTCATAA
- a CDS encoding thioredoxin 1 (product_source=KO:K03671; cath_funfam=3.40.30.10; cog=COG3118; ko=KO:K03671; pfam=PF00085; superfamily=52833; tigrfam=TIGR01068), translated as MAITNVTDQNFAQETNQGLVLADFWAPWCGPCKMIAPVLEELDQEMGDKVKIVKINVDENQETAGKFGIMSIPTLLVFKNGEVVDKVIGYQPKEALAGVLNKHM; from the coding sequence ATGGCAATTACAAATGTAACAGATCAAAATTTTGCACAAGAAACTAATCAAGGTTTAGTTTTGGCTGATTTCTGGGCACCTTGGTGCGGACCTTGTAAAATGATTGCACCTGTTCTTGAAGAATTAGATCAAGAAATGGGGGACAAAGTTAAAATCGTTAAAATTAATGTTGATGAAAACCAAGAAACAGCAGGCAAATTCGGTATTATGAGCATTCCGACGCTACTTGTATTTAAAAATGGTGAAGTTGTTGATAAAGTGATTGGCTATCAACCGAAGGAAGCTCTAGCAGGGGTATTAAATAAACATATGTAA
- a CDS encoding hypothetical protein (product_source=Hypo-rule applied; cath_funfam=1.10.1420.10; cleavage_site_network=SignalP-noTM; superfamily=46992), giving the protein MKKRTALSLFATALLAGGVLAACSNETTEEKQEASTEESEKVDEKQNNTDFSQVEKQVTAYQEIKAELEKMKENKEVDWNFVSTNYTNHLQPEVNKIDESGEMDQAISAAITAGQNGDLEQNIARQIIDKVTQSYFYQKQKSLHKDVVAFLEAGDVDKAKAAFDEIKHLANEVFIPTAVKRDEYYQLEGDKSLEQNINAGLSAQEEALNNENVEDYKVYTQITDKSIYRSYYLAANSYAEKIEAGIKEGKDETELKIEQAEAWGFLQAIKGSLSGGDEEAAAKLDEIFSLDQTDAKTIKASEVDQLFTKAILGKAKGYHEKTAAALENEEFVEARVEALEGNMFTKMIELELLEVLGEEKTNELFEHAESWFNAVSEQNTDEASKHSEAVLSLLQELE; this is encoded by the coding sequence ATGAAAAAGCGTACGGCATTATCTTTATTTGCCACTGCATTGCTCGCTGGTGGTGTACTTGCTGCTTGTTCTAATGAAACGACTGAAGAAAAACAAGAAGCGTCTACAGAGGAAAGCGAAAAAGTAGATGAAAAACAAAATAATACGGACTTTTCACAAGTTGAAAAACAAGTAACGGCTTATCAAGAAATAAAAGCAGAACTAGAAAAAATGAAAGAAAATAAAGAAGTCGATTGGAACTTCGTATCAACAAATTATACAAATCATCTTCAACCTGAGGTCAACAAAATTGATGAAAGTGGAGAAATGGACCAAGCGATTTCGGCAGCTATTACAGCAGGGCAAAACGGTGATTTAGAACAAAATATTGCTCGCCAAATCATCGATAAAGTAACACAATCTTACTTTTATCAAAAACAAAAAAGCTTACATAAAGATGTTGTTGCCTTTTTAGAGGCTGGAGATGTTGATAAGGCAAAAGCTGCTTTTGATGAAATAAAACATTTAGCAAATGAAGTGTTTATTCCAACAGCAGTTAAGCGTGATGAGTATTATCAGCTTGAGGGCGACAAAAGCTTAGAGCAAAATATTAATGCTGGTTTATCAGCACAAGAAGAAGCATTAAACAATGAAAATGTAGAAGATTATAAAGTTTATACTCAGATTACCGATAAGTCTATTTATCGCAGTTATTATTTAGCAGCTAACTCATATGCTGAAAAGATTGAAGCTGGCATTAAAGAAGGAAAAGATGAAACAGAGCTAAAAATTGAACAAGCAGAAGCTTGGGGATTCTTACAAGCTATTAAAGGCTCTTTATCTGGTGGAGATGAAGAAGCTGCTGCGAAATTAGATGAAATCTTCTCACTTGATCAAACAGACGCGAAAACCATTAAAGCTTCTGAAGTTGACCAATTATTCACAAAGGCGATTTTAGGAAAAGCGAAAGGATATCACGAAAAAACAGCTGCTGCATTAGAAAATGAAGAATTTGTTGAAGCGCGTGTCGAAGCATTAGAAGGTAATATGTTTACGAAAATGATTGAACTAGAATTATTAGAAGTTCTTGGAGAAGAAAAAACAAATGAATTATTTGAGCATGCTGAAAGCTGGTTTAATGCTGTAAGTGAACAAAATACAGATGAAGCTAGCAAGCATAGTGAAGCTGTATTATCATTATTACAAGAGTTAGAGTAA
- a CDS encoding UDP-glucuronate 4-epimerase (product_source=KO:K08679; cath_funfam=3.40.50.720; cog=COG0451; ko=KO:K08679; pfam=PF16363; superfamily=51735) encodes MKIIVTGGAGFIGTHVARALIKEGHAVLVIDNFHPYYSVERKKDHLAYIKEAGSFFFEQFDLRNEEKTLNCFQKFLPDAVIHLAALPGVRNSILHPEDYIDYDIKATVNVLKAAGETSVNHVLFASSSSVYGNIHPKPMKEDMANGQVISPYAAAKYGAESFCFAYEHLYGIQVTILRFFTVYGPWGRPDMAITKFLQKSLAGKAIELYGTNSARDYTYIDDAVEGILRALTYNKKSDVFNIGSSQPIPLLEVVKEMKQFFPEMKFVETKRQLGDVAWTWADITKAKKLLGFEPKTTFQEGLRKTVEWAKAYAK; translated from the coding sequence ATGAAGATTATTGTGACTGGTGGAGCTGGATTTATCGGTACACATGTTGCTCGTGCCCTTATAAAAGAGGGACACGCTGTTCTTGTTATTGATAATTTTCATCCTTATTATAGTGTTGAACGAAAAAAAGATCATCTTGCCTATATAAAAGAAGCGGGGTCATTCTTTTTTGAGCAATTCGATTTACGAAACGAGGAAAAGACGTTGAATTGCTTTCAAAAATTCCTTCCAGATGCGGTCATTCACCTTGCTGCATTACCTGGTGTCAGAAACTCTATTTTACACCCGGAAGATTATATTGACTATGATATTAAAGCAACAGTCAATGTATTAAAAGCGGCGGGGGAAACGTCAGTAAACCATGTATTGTTTGCTTCTTCCTCATCTGTATATGGAAATATCCACCCAAAACCAATGAAAGAAGATATGGCTAATGGCCAGGTCATTTCTCCTTATGCTGCCGCGAAATATGGTGCTGAGTCCTTTTGTTTTGCGTATGAGCATTTATATGGGATTCAAGTGACCATTTTGAGATTTTTTACTGTTTATGGTCCTTGGGGAAGACCAGATATGGCGATTACAAAATTTTTACAAAAATCGCTTGCAGGTAAAGCGATTGAATTGTATGGAACAAATTCGGCTCGAGATTACACTTATATAGATGATGCGGTAGAAGGCATTCTCCGTGCCCTAACATATAATAAAAAATCAGATGTCTTTAACATTGGGAGCTCACAGCCGATTCCTCTATTAGAAGTTGTGAAGGAAATGAAACAGTTTTTCCCTGAAATGAAGTTCGTTGAAACAAAACGACAGCTTGGGGATGTAGCATGGACATGGGCAGATATTACAAAAGCAAAAAAATTGTTAGGCTTTGAGCCGAAGACAACATTTCAAGAAGGATTGAGAAAGACTGTTGAGTGGGCGAAAGCATATGCAAAGTAA
- a CDS encoding uncharacterized membrane protein YbhN (UPF0104 family) (product_source=COG0392; cog=COG0392; ko=KO:K07027; pfam=PF03706; transmembrane_helix_parts=Inside_1_6,TMhelix_7_25,Outside_26_34,TMhelix_35_57,Inside_58_69,TMhelix_70_89,Outside_90_118,TMhelix_119_141,Inside_142_145,TMhelix_146_168,Outside_169_192,TMhelix_193_215,Inside_216_227,TMhelix_228_250,Outside_251_269,TMhelix_270_292,Inside_293_311), whose translation MQSKIKMLVGLLLVILCLWLVLFYFDWNILKDMGILIVMHPALLIFMIFVYLQAFLLRAYAWYLYMQKRVLYKVCLSGVFYSMLFNHLLPFKGGDLVRIGIVVLQNENKMKKDEVIHSVLVMRFLDVFILAAISACGGLLLFQNVFIARPFVYIALLAGGLLAFIFLIANKCFKDFYTRHWRLLKAGLIGKQGFYIVSIVIISWFLEGIVLFGVLMDHSNPITWLQAVWVNSLTVGGQFFQITPGGLATYEAMMSFGLKALNVPYATGLAAAVVTHLFKFIFSFIVGIIAFTLHPLDVTRIRSLLKERGFS comes from the coding sequence ATGCAAAGTAAAATAAAAATGCTAGTCGGCCTCCTTCTCGTCATTTTATGTTTATGGCTTGTTCTTTTTTATTTTGACTGGAATATTTTAAAGGATATGGGCATATTGATCGTCATGCACCCAGCTCTTTTAATTTTCATGATTTTTGTTTATTTACAAGCTTTTTTGCTTCGTGCCTATGCTTGGTATTTGTACATGCAAAAGAGGGTTTTGTATAAAGTTTGTTTAAGTGGTGTGTTTTACAGCATGCTTTTTAATCATCTTCTGCCATTTAAAGGTGGAGATCTTGTTCGAATTGGGATAGTCGTTTTACAAAATGAAAATAAAATGAAAAAAGATGAAGTCATTCATTCTGTTCTTGTGATGCGATTTCTTGACGTTTTCATTTTAGCAGCTATTAGTGCATGTGGAGGTTTGTTATTGTTTCAAAACGTTTTTATTGCACGACCGTTTGTTTATATAGCCTTATTAGCAGGTGGGCTTCTTGCCTTCATCTTCTTGATAGCAAATAAATGTTTCAAAGATTTTTATACTCGTCATTGGAGACTATTGAAAGCCGGACTTATTGGAAAACAAGGATTTTATATTGTAAGCATTGTTATCATAAGTTGGTTTTTAGAAGGGATTGTCTTATTTGGTGTGTTAATGGACCATTCCAACCCAATCACGTGGCTGCAAGCCGTGTGGGTAAACAGCTTAACGGTAGGAGGACAGTTTTTTCAAATAACCCCAGGTGGACTTGCAACATATGAAGCAATGATGTCATTTGGATTAAAGGCGCTAAATGTTCCTTATGCTACTGGATTAGCAGCTGCTGTTGTTACGCATTTATTTAAATTTATATTTTCGTTTATTGTCGGTATCATTGCATTTACATTACATCCACTTGATGTTACACGTATTCGTTCTTTGTTAAAGGAAAGGGGATTTTCGTGA
- a CDS encoding hypothetical protein (product_source=Hypo-rule applied; cath_funfam=3.40.720.10; pfam=PF00884,PF01663; superfamily=53649; transmembrane_helix_parts=Outside_1_40,TMhelix_41_63,Inside_64_67,TMhelix_68_87,Outside_88_91,TMhelix_92_114,Inside_115_167,TMhelix_168_190,Outside_191_484) — translation MKQASAFEKFAARCWNLLNEGKPFTPIFTVGTMFIFHLTNVFDWNLYSSFLMTLPLFIVYYLFDFPLFLRNYLWIPFVIYLILFQVVSIPLLVTAILLYFFFTVFFWGTLYYHLRIGTSWLNFTRFWKLVLKNSDSTSGNAQEQLPKFLLLLSVWNYFYISDLTEFEYYDWLFIACFYLFVSVFAFILHQKLFDWKPSIISTYTQNVPPPKEAVTKKVVVIVIDGMRKERFEEANTPFLDELRRRGTEFTQMETVYPARTVVCFTSMFTGTYPFEHGIKSNMVWKLGIKVESIFDSLRKVGKKGRLLGIAHLVDSMGDDVETVTAVMHKDEADRNIIERAKKIMDEQDPDLLVVQLIGTDQIGHSRGVLYDEYIEKIEEADALIKEYVDWLEEKGKMEDTTLIICADHGQADGIGGHGHLDEGERFVPFFMAGPSIEEGKAIREKHSLVSLAPTISYLLGAPYPSHSRGPVLVEALKKTAGERK, via the coding sequence GTGAAACAAGCATCAGCTTTTGAAAAATTTGCCGCTCGTTGTTGGAATTTATTAAATGAGGGAAAGCCATTTACTCCTATTTTTACAGTCGGAACGATGTTCATCTTTCATTTAACTAATGTATTCGATTGGAATCTTTATTCATCATTTCTTATGACTTTGCCTTTATTTATTGTTTATTATTTATTTGATTTTCCGCTTTTTCTACGGAATTATTTATGGATTCCCTTTGTCATCTATTTAATTTTGTTTCAAGTTGTGTCAATTCCTCTTTTGGTTACGGCTATTTTGCTCTATTTCTTTTTTACCGTATTTTTTTGGGGGACGTTATATTATCATTTGCGAATCGGAACATCTTGGTTAAATTTCACAAGATTTTGGAAGCTTGTATTAAAAAATAGTGATTCAACAAGTGGAAATGCTCAAGAACAGCTACCGAAGTTTTTACTATTATTATCGGTTTGGAATTATTTCTATATATCGGATTTAACTGAATTTGAATATTACGATTGGCTTTTCATTGCATGCTTTTACTTGTTTGTATCGGTATTTGCGTTTATATTGCATCAAAAACTTTTCGATTGGAAACCTTCTATTATTTCGACATACACACAAAATGTTCCACCACCGAAAGAGGCTGTAACAAAAAAAGTCGTTGTCATCGTCATTGATGGAATGAGAAAGGAGCGCTTTGAGGAAGCGAATACCCCATTTTTAGATGAGCTCAGACGTAGAGGTACTGAATTTACACAAATGGAAACCGTATATCCAGCGAGAACAGTCGTATGCTTTACATCAATGTTTACTGGGACTTATCCTTTTGAGCACGGGATTAAATCGAATATGGTGTGGAAGCTGGGGATTAAAGTCGAAAGTATTTTTGATTCCCTACGGAAAGTTGGTAAAAAAGGAAGACTTCTCGGTATTGCTCACCTCGTTGATTCAATGGGTGATGATGTTGAAACGGTTACGGCGGTTATGCATAAGGATGAAGCAGATCGCAATATCATTGAGCGAGCAAAAAAAATTATGGACGAACAAGATCCCGATTTGCTTGTCGTACAACTAATTGGAACCGATCAAATCGGCCATAGCCGCGGTGTATTATATGATGAATATATCGAAAAAATAGAAGAAGCGGATGCGTTAATAAAAGAGTATGTGGATTGGTTAGAGGAGAAAGGAAAGATGGAAGATACAACTTTGATCATATGTGCTGATCATGGACAAGCTGATGGAATTGGGGGGCACGGCCATTTAGACGAGGGAGAGCGTTTCGTTCCATTTTTTATGGCGGGGCCTTCCATTGAAGAAGGGAAAGCCATACGTGAAAAGCATTCTCTTGTTTCCCTTGCTCCGACGATTAGTTATTTATTAGGAGCACCATATCCGAGTCATAGCCGTGGTCCAGTATTAGTAGAGGCATTAAAAAAGACAGCAGGTGAACGAAAATGA
- a CDS encoding glycosyltransferase involved in cell wall biosynthesis (product_source=COG0463; cath_funfam=3.90.550.10; cog=COG0463; pfam=PF00535; superfamily=53448), with amino-acid sequence MKQQKVMVFLPAYNEEESIADVIKKIPRNFHQNVSVQILVVDDGSKDRTVKVAKEAGADYIVQHSTNRGLGAAVRTALKECLKLGADIGVMIDADNEYPAEQIPQLLEPIFKGEADYTMGSRFLGTIKGMKWHRRIGNYCFTFLQSILLRKWIYDGQSGMRAFTKQAMENAEIIHDYNYAQVVTLNLLRKGFRVKEVPINYQVRTKGESFIKFKAYMSSVLPAIIKEMIRPVTKVEVDRSAHILEQYNRNEKIS; translated from the coding sequence ATGAAACAGCAGAAAGTGATGGTCTTTCTTCCAGCATATAATGAAGAAGAATCCATTGCGGATGTCATAAAAAAAATTCCTCGAAATTTTCACCAGAACGTTTCCGTTCAAATATTAGTTGTGGATGATGGTTCTAAAGATCGTACAGTGAAGGTGGCAAAAGAAGCTGGGGCGGATTATATTGTTCAGCATTCGACCAATCGCGGACTCGGAGCAGCTGTAAGAACGGCTTTAAAAGAATGTTTAAAGCTAGGTGCAGACATTGGTGTTATGATTGATGCGGATAATGAATATCCAGCCGAGCAAATTCCGCAATTACTAGAGCCAATTTTTAAAGGAGAAGCAGATTATACGATGGGCTCTCGTTTTTTAGGAACGATTAAAGGGATGAAATGGCATCGTCGAATTGGAAACTACTGTTTTACCTTTTTACAAAGCATTCTTTTAAGAAAATGGATTTATGACGGGCAATCTGGGATGAGAGCATTTACAAAACAGGCGATGGAGAATGCAGAGATCATTCATGATTACAATTACGCACAAGTCGTGACACTTAATTTATTACGAAAAGGGTTTCGGGTAAAGGAAGTACCAATAAATTATCAAGTAAGGACAAAAGGAGAGTCGTTTATAAAATTTAAAGCATATATGAGCTCAGTGCTTCCTGCGATCATAAAGGAAATGATACGACCGGTTACAAAAGTAGAAGTTGATCGATCAGCTCACATATTAGAACAATACAATAGAAACGAAAAAATCTCATAA
- a CDS encoding hypothetical protein (product_source=Hypo-rule applied; cath_funfam=3.40.50.1820; superfamily=81631; transmembrane_helix_parts=Inside_1_6,TMhelix_7_29,Outside_30_224,TMhelix_225_244,Inside_245_252), giving the protein MKAIKMFFLSNMIMIIIFNYIFVSTANAYSYGDPGKENFAEAYKEIDQYTKDGQWDQAFAVYENYQKEFELYFTKPKKFIEEAFDKKDRELLLKSYQAALALNIERRLHFAEESFNEYGQAKLLLAKARGTYDVLYPLAVKELGQEKADEIYKAFDDMLVSLGNPGLFGIGNQENDPETFNDNLTFIIDRISTTFPLPNNSESDGSHLTEENLGIDTSLNDESHPFWLWFTIALVIIFVLIVFIQRRKKRTS; this is encoded by the coding sequence ATGAAAGCTATTAAAATGTTTTTTTTGTCAAATATGATAATGATAATTATTTTCAACTACATATTTGTTTCGACAGCAAATGCTTATTCATACGGAGATCCGGGAAAAGAAAATTTTGCGGAAGCGTATAAAGAAATCGATCAATATACAAAAGATGGCCAGTGGGATCAAGCTTTTGCGGTTTATGAAAACTATCAAAAAGAATTTGAGTTATATTTTACGAAACCAAAAAAGTTTATTGAGGAAGCTTTTGACAAGAAGGATCGTGAGCTTTTATTAAAGAGCTATCAAGCTGCCTTAGCACTAAACATTGAACGTCGCCTGCATTTTGCTGAAGAATCTTTTAATGAATATGGTCAAGCAAAGCTTTTATTAGCGAAGGCAAGAGGGACATACGACGTTTTATATCCATTAGCTGTTAAGGAGCTCGGTCAAGAGAAGGCAGATGAAATTTATAAAGCTTTTGATGATATGCTTGTTTCTTTGGGGAATCCTGGGTTATTTGGAATCGGAAATCAAGAAAATGACCCGGAAACGTTTAACGATAACCTTACTTTTATCATTGATCGTATTTCTACAACGTTCCCGCTTCCGAACAATTCAGAGAGTGATGGTTCTCATTTAACAGAAGAAAATTTAGGGATCGATACATCCTTAAATGATGAAAGCCACCCTTTTTGGTTATGGTTTACAATCGCATTAGTCATTATTTTTGTATTAATCGTCTTCATACAGAGAAGAAAAAAAAGAACATCATGA